From Microbacterium invictum, the proteins below share one genomic window:
- a CDS encoding PadR family transcriptional regulator, translating to MSLRYALLAILRVGPLSGYDLQKQFSQSVGHVWHAPDSQIYPELRKMASLGLIEGEEQARGERGTRRVYHVTDAGNAAFEEWMASPLDYQRVRDPAHLRAAYLETTTPEAAREFLTRHIAVWEDELAQFQGQLDAIELMSSTMLSRRLSVTPPANRERTIAYKRFTYEGLAERARTEIDWARRGLELVDRIEG from the coding sequence ATGAGTCTGCGTTACGCCCTGCTGGCGATTCTGCGCGTCGGCCCACTGTCGGGCTACGACCTGCAGAAGCAGTTCTCGCAGTCGGTCGGCCATGTCTGGCACGCCCCCGACTCGCAGATCTATCCCGAGCTGCGCAAGATGGCCTCGCTCGGACTCATCGAGGGCGAAGAGCAGGCACGCGGCGAGCGCGGGACGCGGCGTGTCTACCATGTGACGGATGCCGGCAACGCGGCGTTCGAAGAATGGATGGCCTCGCCGCTGGACTACCAGCGCGTCCGCGACCCCGCGCATCTGCGGGCCGCGTACCTCGAGACGACGACCCCCGAGGCCGCGCGCGAGTTCCTGACACGCCACATCGCCGTCTGGGAAGACGAGCTGGCCCAGTTCCAGGGGCAGCTCGACGCCATCGAGCTGATGAGCAGCACGATGCTCTCCCGCCGCCTGTCGGTCACTCCGCCCGCCAACCGCGAACGCACGATCGCTTACAAGAGGTTCACGTACGAGGGCCTGGCCGAGCGCGCCCGCACCGAGATCGACTGGGCCCGGCGCGGCCTCGAGCTCGTCGATCGCATCGAGGGCTGA
- a CDS encoding aldehyde dehydrogenase family protein, whose amino-acid sequence MTDTTRADTGVRTGLYIGGQERHTTDTLTVADPGKPGVTVGHAAAASPADVADAVAAATQAYPAWAALGAAERAAQMAQAISGIADDRDTDAAILSQENGKIRMESWVDALVFEIRWNLALMLADEVDAGKTLPVIPGAIPVSTAVSYQPLGVVTIIVPFNWPIAILGASLPHALLAGNTVIVKPPPSTPLATTRVVQRVAEKLPPGVLNVVTGRDEDMAGLIENPDVAKVCFTGSVNGGKRIMAMASHTLTRVTLELGGNDAAVFLEDAILDDVHLDRLFAAIYDTTGQICMNAKRVFVHRSRRDELVAGLEARLNRVTLGYGLDEGTTMGPLHQPAQKAFVDEIIQEAKDAGADVREFGELPGGDLAGGNFVRPALVVDADPQLRVVTQEQFGPVIPVIAFDDEDEAVALANDTWGGLCGSVWTASPEAARRVGSQLVCGYVWVNDHGATRLDLRAPFGGMKSSGFGREQGIEGVRAFQDTRSIATIDPEALAGMAH is encoded by the coding sequence GGAGCGCCATACGACCGACACGCTCACCGTCGCCGACCCCGGCAAGCCCGGCGTGACCGTCGGCCACGCGGCCGCGGCATCCCCCGCCGATGTGGCGGATGCCGTCGCGGCGGCGACGCAGGCCTACCCGGCGTGGGCGGCACTGGGCGCAGCCGAGCGCGCCGCACAGATGGCGCAGGCGATCTCCGGCATCGCGGACGACCGAGACACCGACGCGGCGATCCTCTCGCAGGAGAACGGCAAGATCCGCATGGAGAGCTGGGTCGACGCGCTCGTGTTCGAGATCCGCTGGAATCTTGCGCTCATGCTCGCCGATGAGGTGGATGCCGGCAAGACGCTGCCGGTGATCCCCGGCGCGATCCCCGTTTCGACCGCGGTCAGCTATCAGCCACTGGGCGTGGTGACGATCATCGTGCCGTTCAACTGGCCCATCGCGATCCTGGGGGCGTCGCTGCCCCACGCGCTGCTGGCCGGGAACACCGTCATCGTCAAGCCGCCGCCCTCGACGCCGCTGGCGACCACGCGCGTCGTGCAGCGGGTGGCCGAGAAGCTGCCGCCCGGGGTGCTGAACGTGGTCACCGGGCGTGACGAGGACATGGCGGGCCTCATCGAGAACCCCGACGTGGCGAAGGTGTGCTTCACCGGCAGCGTCAACGGCGGCAAGCGGATCATGGCGATGGCGTCCCACACGCTCACGCGGGTGACGCTGGAGCTCGGCGGCAACGACGCGGCGGTATTCCTCGAGGATGCGATCCTCGACGACGTGCACCTCGACCGGCTGTTCGCCGCGATCTATGACACGACCGGTCAGATCTGCATGAACGCCAAACGCGTCTTCGTGCACCGGTCGCGGCGCGACGAACTGGTCGCCGGCCTCGAGGCCCGTCTGAACCGGGTCACGCTCGGGTACGGGCTCGACGAGGGCACCACGATGGGCCCCCTGCACCAGCCCGCTCAGAAGGCGTTCGTGGACGAGATCATCCAAGAGGCGAAGGATGCCGGCGCCGACGTCCGCGAGTTCGGCGAACTGCCCGGTGGTGACCTGGCCGGCGGCAACTTCGTGCGCCCCGCACTCGTGGTCGACGCCGACCCGCAGCTGCGCGTCGTGACGCAGGAGCAGTTCGGTCCGGTCATCCCGGTGATCGCCTTCGATGACGAGGACGAAGCCGTCGCGCTCGCGAACGACACCTGGGGCGGACTGTGCGGCTCGGTGTGGACCGCATCGCCCGAGGCCGCGCGGCGGGTGGGCTCGCAGCTGGTCTGCGGCTACGTCTGGGTCAACGACCACGGCGCGACCCGGCTCGACCTGCGGGCGCCGTTCGGCGGCATGAAGTCGTCGGGCTTCGGGCGCGAGCAGGGCATCGAGGGCGTGCGGGCGTTCCAGGACACCCGGTCCATCGCGACCATCGACCCCGAGGCGCTCGCCGGCATGGCCCACTGA